The DNA window GCTTGCGTTCGGCATGCGCCGCAAGGAGGCGGTGATGTTCGCGCCGCATGTGGCCGAGGTACCTGATTACGCACTGCCGAAAGGCCATCCGGCAGCAATGCGGTTCGTCAGCTTCCTGCGCATCAAGCGCGGCACCAAGGGTGGCCACCTTCGCTATACCGCAGTGCGCAGCGACGAGCAGCGCGAGGCGCTGGAGGAGGCCAGGCGCGTTGCGAAGACTAGGGATGGCCATGTCGGGTGCCCAGGCCTGACGCTCAAGCAATCGCTCGACCGGTTCTCCAACGTGGTGCGTACCGTGGGCATATCGCGCAAGGGACTGGGCGTGAGCGCGCACGGACTGCGCCACCAGTTTGCCAATGATTTGTATTTCGAAATCGCGACGGTGCGCTCGCCCGTGCAGGGCGGCGATCCCGCGCTCGACCCGGCCGTGCGGCGGGATGCCTACCGCCAGGTGGCAGAGCAGCTTGGCCACCATCGGCCTCAGGTCAGCACCGCATATCTGGGTTCTTTGCGTCAGGAAGGAGGAACGAATAATGAAGCAAGCGCGCAGCATCAAGGGTGACGCACCGCCGTCACAAAATGGCCATCGCTATGCCGGATCGCGTCAACATCATGCGGGTTGGGACGCTGCCTGGGCTGCCCGCTTTCGCCGATGGCGAACAGCCTTGTCGAAGCTGGCCGTCCGCTGTTTCTCGCGTTGGCTCAACGCCAGCAGGCTAGCTGGCCTGCCGGGCCACCAGCGCAATGTGCGCCAATCGCGGCGCGTCCTGCGCGCCGTCCGTGGCTTCACCGAACCGGGTGTGGGGGCGCGCAGCCTGGCCTACCTGCGTGCGGTCGATCCGCTGGTCTTCGAGGAAGTCGTGATGTCGGCGCTGGAGGACGCGGGCCTCCTGGTGCTACGTAGTAGGCGCTACAGTGGCGATGGCGGCGTGGATGGCACGGTGTGGTTGCCGGGACGTGGCTGGTATGCCGTGCAGTCCAAGCGGTACCGGCACCATGTGTGCCTGGAACACATCTGCGCCTTCAGCCAAGTGCTGGCGTCGCAGGATTTCGACGGAGGCCTGTTCGTGCATACCGGCCGTAGCGGTGCGGCGCTGTATCCGCAGATGGACGCAGGTGGGATCGCATTGTTGAGTGGTGAGCGGCTGATCCGCCTGGTGAGGGAGCGCGTGCTCGATGTCCGGCTAAGGGCAAGGCGGGCGTGGCGGCCCGGTAAGGGCTGATGATCCCATCTGCATGGCGACAATGCAGGACAGCGGTAGACCAGTGTATCGGCGGGAGAGGCTAGGAACCGCTGCGCGCGTCCAGCCACGCGCAGGCCACCGTCTCTGCCTCGGCGTAGGCTGCACCGACGAGGTACGCGTTGTAGGCTTCCACGATACCGTTGAAGGATATCGTGTACTCGGTGCGCTCGACGTCGGTCAACGTGTGCCACCAGTTCATGCTCTTCGCCAGGCTGCC is part of the Pseudoduganella lutea genome and encodes:
- a CDS encoding restriction endonuclease translates to MKQARSIKGDAPPSQNGHRYAGSRQHHAGWDAAWAARFRRWRTALSKLAVRCFSRWLNASRLAGLPGHQRNVRQSRRVLRAVRGFTEPGVGARSLAYLRAVDPLVFEEVVMSALEDAGLLVLRSRRYSGDGGVDGTVWLPGRGWYAVQSKRYRHHVCLEHICAFSQVLASQDFDGGLFVHTGRSGAALYPQMDAGGIALLSGERLIRLVRERVLDVRLRARRAWRPGKG
- a CDS encoding integrase domain-containing protein, whose amino-acid sequence is MSYVRDWKGQLAAIIERHNEMHAFRHKPISHNTREARRQSLFRMFGLLRQLGFMVAPANIGDRHVRALVRYWCAQPAAAMPAREQACSAAYIQQQLSILRVFAGWIGKAGLVHEAKAYVEDPALVARHYAAQRDFSWAANGVDAQTLVAKVTEMDRYVGIQLRLMLAFGMRRKEAVMFAPHVAEVPDYALPKGHPAAMRFVSFLRIKRGTKGGHLRYTAVRSDEQREALEEARRVAKTRDGHVGCPGLTLKQSLDRFSNVVRTVGISRKGLGVSAHGLRHQFANDLYFEIATVRSPVQGGDPALDPAVRRDAYRQVAEQLGHHRPQVSTAYLGSLRQEGGTNNEASAQHQG